A single genomic interval of Candidatus Bathyarchaeota archaeon harbors:
- a CDS encoding PQQ-binding-like beta-propeller repeat protein, with protein sequence MFRHDPEHTGSTNVSAPLEPPVILWQTNVFAFITSSPAVVDNRVFVTDYIGNLVCLNASTGDKIWTSSGQGSPAVVDGVVYVGHDVITAYNASNGEKIWSDQTLYGSGGSSPAVVNGIVYTSFFGRHAYNASTGAKIWSQTSDELLSAPAVSNDVVYFGGYSLLAVNASTGTEIWRYAPQINTAQTYRAGSPCVEGGYVYVGLSDSFYCLDATTGKKVWDNPKGAFGSSPAVSNGIVYFGSQDFNVYALNASTGSKIWNYSTGYLVDSSPAVADGAVYVGSGDGNLYAFNAYTGVKLWNFTLQPLRDEKGYSRYLFASPVIASGKIYMGTSDGMVYALGTSTVSDEPPFPFLLIIFVVPLLFILAVMAYQKIRKIYKAYTNHSALL encoded by the coding sequence ATGTTTCGTCATGACCCAGAACACACAGGCTCTACAAACGTTTCTGCACCATTAGAGCCCCCTGTTATCTTGTGGCAAACCAACGTCTTCGCATTCATAACCAGCTCTCCGGCAGTGGTTGACAACCGCGTCTTTGTTACCGATTATATTGGAAATCTTGTTTGCCTCAACGCTTCAACTGGAGATAAAATTTGGACCTCCAGCGGACAGGGTTCACCCGCAGTTGTTGATGGCGTCGTCTATGTAGGGCACGATGTAATAACGGCATACAATGCCTCTAATGGAGAAAAGATTTGGAGTGACCAAACGCTTTACGGCTCTGGAGGAAGCTCGCCAGCGGTGGTTAATGGCATAGTCTATACAAGTTTTTTTGGTCGCCATGCCTATAATGCATCTACAGGCGCTAAAATCTGGAGCCAAACAAGTGACGAGTTACTTTCTGCCCCCGCGGTCTCCAACGATGTTGTATACTTTGGGGGTTACAGTCTCCTCGCTGTTAATGCATCTACAGGAACTGAAATATGGAGGTACGCACCGCAAATTAATACGGCACAAACTTATCGAGCAGGTTCTCCTTGCGTAGAGGGCGGCTACGTTTATGTGGGGCTTTCTGACAGTTTTTACTGTTTAGATGCCACAACGGGGAAAAAAGTTTGGGATAATCCAAAGGGTGCCTTTGGGTCTTCTCCTGCTGTTTCAAATGGTATAGTGTATTTTGGAAGTCAAGACTTTAACGTTTATGCGCTAAATGCGTCTACTGGCAGTAAAATATGGAATTACTCAACGGGTTACCTTGTGGATTCTTCTCCTGCAGTAGCTGACGGCGCAGTTTATGTCGGTTCTGGCGACGGTAACCTCTACGCATTCAACGCTTATACGGGTGTTAAGCTTTGGAATTTTACCCTTCAGCCTCTTCGAGACGAGAAAGGATACAGCAGGTACCTGTTTGCATCTCCAGTAATCGCCAGCGGAAAAATCTATATGGGAACAAGCGACGGCATGGTGTATGCCTTAGGCACTTCAACAGTCTCGGATGAACCGCCGTTTCCATTTCTCTTGATAATATTTGTTGTACCTTTGCTTTTCATTTTAGCGGTAATGGCATATCAAAAAATTAGAAAAATCTACAAAGCGTACACTAACCACAGTGCCCTCCTTTAA
- a CDS encoding DUF5658 family protein has product MLPSVLLVLMGTIDCITTVIGVLYFGAVELNPIMAGVMHNIPLFMVIKLSATICIGGTYILASKLLNQVPNKTTKTFKYSSIIMKTAYVGVVLFMCMVLINNFAVLMGIV; this is encoded by the coding sequence ATGCTTCCAAGTGTCCTACTTGTGCTTATGGGCACAATCGACTGCATCACAACCGTCATAGGGGTGCTTTACTTTGGAGCTGTAGAACTAAACCCTATTATGGCAGGCGTAATGCATAACATACCCTTGTTTATGGTCATTAAACTCTCAGCAACCATCTGTATCGGCGGAACCTACATTTTAGCCAGCAAACTCCTAAATCAAGTCCCAAACAAAACCACTAAAACATTCAAGTACTCAAGCATCATCATGAAAACCGCCTACGTTGGCGTGGTTCTCTTCATGTGTATGGTTCTCATAAACAACTTTGCGGTTCTCATGGGCATAGTTTAA
- a CDS encoding PQQ-binding-like beta-propeller repeat protein, with translation MVYKKLAISTVVAIMLTALIIPAITLNAQTSSNLNQYEWPQYQGDSSYTRYSKGPAPDTSNILWKANIPGIQPYLAAFNGKIYVANNTHAFALDQAGNILWQTAFPESTHWPIAYKIDSRHMVIESYCFDPETGALLWSSSDFNAYTGIFNANVYSPEEKMFYIKVDSYIEAWSFANPSAPPTLVWRTYIRGGGITGIGTTYGDGKIFTGSFENMQFALDAKTGEILWKTNTKGPMIFTGAYADGMYFKGGSDDNTMYCFNASTGKIIWQFRPDTDGYFTTGCAVAYGMVYEMNKDGYLYAFDMYTGEVVWKYKGPNDSLMWPGMPSVADGKIYVTTGEEAQYNGPAGISEFSCINAFTGQLIWKLDGIEALPPRESVAIAYGTLYMIPGSVTTAVDTISGNEYATSGELWAIKDTEAQDTTPKVVSSWPQWRASPERSSTAEVGPSNLSVAWRFRTGGSVISSPSVYDNMVYVGSSDGYLYALDAWNGDLQWKFKTGDIIESSPAVVNGRVYTGGDDGYVYCLNAKTGAKQWQTFVNGNLPFTFGNLVLKSSPAVVDGTVYVGSLDGYLYALNADTGTIKWRTQALGPIESSPAVADGAVYFTAEEPESGGFYKLDAATGEVLWKKELPYRPSFTGGNQMLGTPSVAEGRVFASSNWGDYFCYDTQTGEMLWRFQNPTATEFIVSSPIYVNDGTVLLIDKFDLACVDVSNGWVIWSKYTGDELYVSPSYADGKAYMATSQRHIFVLDTTRNGTIIANVTLPSSTWSSPTIANNRLYIGCNDWYVYCFEETITGEPSGTNGSAPQEMPSIPVIALAIVTTILFIVALRYVVKKQNEPR, from the coding sequence GTGGTGTACAAAAAACTTGCAATTTCAACAGTTGTCGCTATAATGCTTACTGCATTAATCATCCCAGCTATAACCCTAAACGCGCAAACCAGTAGCAACCTAAACCAGTATGAATGGCCACAGTATCAAGGCGACTCCTCCTACACCCGTTACTCCAAAGGACCCGCCCCAGACACATCCAACATACTATGGAAAGCCAACATACCCGGCATTCAGCCATACCTTGCGGCGTTTAACGGCAAAATCTACGTCGCCAACAACACCCACGCCTTCGCGCTTGACCAAGCAGGCAACATCTTGTGGCAAACTGCCTTCCCAGAATCCACGCATTGGCCTATCGCCTACAAGATTGATAGCCGCCACATGGTTATCGAAAGTTACTGTTTTGACCCTGAAACAGGTGCGCTTCTTTGGAGCAGCTCAGACTTTAACGCTTATACGGGTATCTTTAACGCTAACGTGTATAGTCCTGAAGAGAAAATGTTCTACATAAAAGTCGACAGCTACATCGAAGCGTGGAGCTTCGCTAATCCCTCGGCTCCGCCTACTTTGGTTTGGCGAACTTACATTCGAGGCGGCGGTATAACAGGCATCGGAACCACATACGGCGACGGCAAAATCTTCACTGGTTCATTTGAAAACATGCAATTCGCGCTTGACGCCAAAACTGGCGAAATCCTCTGGAAAACCAACACCAAGGGCCCCATGATTTTTACGGGCGCCTACGCGGATGGCATGTACTTCAAGGGCGGTAGCGACGACAACACCATGTACTGCTTCAACGCCTCTACAGGCAAAATCATCTGGCAGTTCCGTCCGGACACCGACGGCTACTTTACAACAGGCTGCGCAGTCGCCTATGGCATGGTTTACGAGATGAACAAAGACGGCTACCTATACGCTTTTGACATGTACACTGGCGAAGTCGTCTGGAAATACAAAGGCCCAAACGATTCGTTGATGTGGCCTGGTATGCCCTCGGTTGCAGACGGAAAAATCTATGTAACCACTGGTGAAGAAGCCCAATACAACGGGCCAGCTGGCATCTCCGAATTCTCTTGCATAAACGCCTTCACAGGGCAACTGATCTGGAAGCTGGATGGCATAGAAGCGCTGCCACCTCGGGAGTCAGTTGCAATCGCATACGGAACCCTATACATGATCCCCGGCAGCGTAACCACCGCCGTAGACACAATCTCAGGTAACGAGTACGCCACAAGCGGTGAATTGTGGGCGATAAAAGATACCGAAGCACAGGACACCACGCCTAAGGTAGTGAGTTCTTGGCCTCAGTGGCGCGCCAGCCCAGAACGCTCCTCAACCGCCGAAGTCGGCCCTTCCAACCTGTCTGTGGCGTGGCGATTTAGAACTGGAGGCTCAGTAATTTCTTCCCCAAGTGTTTATGATAACATGGTTTATGTTGGCTCCTCGGACGGATACCTCTACGCATTGGACGCTTGGAACGGCGACTTGCAGTGGAAATTCAAAACAGGCGACATAATCGAATCCTCCCCAGCAGTAGTCAACGGCCGAGTTTATACGGGCGGCGACGACGGCTACGTTTACTGCCTTAACGCTAAAACAGGTGCTAAACAGTGGCAAACTTTTGTTAACGGCAATTTGCCTTTCACGTTTGGGAACTTGGTTTTGAAGTCCTCGCCTGCAGTGGTTGATGGCACAGTTTATGTTGGTTCCTTAGACGGCTATCTTTACGCTTTGAATGCGGATACTGGAACCATAAAATGGAGAACTCAAGCGCTGGGTCCAATCGAGTCTTCCCCTGCTGTCGCGGATGGAGCGGTGTACTTTACTGCAGAGGAACCAGAATCTGGTGGCTTCTACAAACTTGATGCAGCTACTGGAGAGGTGCTTTGGAAAAAGGAGTTGCCTTATCGTCCCTCCTTTACGGGTGGAAACCAGATGCTTGGCACCCCCTCTGTTGCCGAGGGCAGAGTGTTTGCTTCTTCGAATTGGGGTGACTACTTCTGTTACGACACCCAGACGGGTGAGATGCTGTGGCGCTTCCAAAACCCCACTGCCACTGAATTCATTGTTTCCTCCCCAATCTACGTTAACGACGGCACGGTTTTACTCATCGACAAATTTGACCTTGCCTGTGTGGATGTCTCAAACGGCTGGGTAATTTGGAGCAAGTACACTGGCGACGAACTCTACGTTTCCCCCTCATACGCCGACGGCAAAGCCTACATGGCCACCAGCCAACGCCACATCTTTGTACTCGACACAACCCGTAACGGAACCATAATCGCAAACGTCACCCTGCCCTCAAGCACCTGGTCTTCTCCAACAATCGCCAACAATCGCCTCTACATCGGCTGCAACGACTGGTACGTCTACTGCTTTGAAGAAACCATAACTGGGGAACCTTCAGGCACCAACGGGTCTGCCCCTCAAGAAATGCCCTCTATACCCGTAATTGCCCTCGCCATAGTCACTACAATTCTCTTCATAGTAGCATTACGTTACGTCGTCAAAAAACAGAATGAACCACGCTAA
- the sepF gene encoding cell division protein SepF yields MPFNLFHRKKQPEQEAPAPATVAPDEPAQPIQDAAPEPAAVTQEPAQETAPEATPSVQQPPETPASTPEPQPQEQTPKEETVTPPVEEAPQVQAEPPSKTYLKAMPLKELSDIEKVKADVTNGNIIILRITPLASKSIEDVKTAVNDLFQFAESIGGDIARLGEERVVICPKTVRIWREKTPAPVPSNQTISTAA; encoded by the coding sequence ATGCCGTTCAATCTATTCCATCGAAAAAAGCAGCCAGAACAGGAAGCTCCAGCACCAGCCACTGTAGCGCCAGACGAACCAGCTCAACCCATCCAGGACGCCGCACCTGAACCCGCAGCGGTAACGCAAGAACCCGCACAAGAAACCGCTCCAGAAGCAACCCCATCGGTTCAGCAACCCCCAGAAACCCCCGCATCAACACCAGAACCTCAGCCTCAAGAGCAAACACCAAAAGAAGAAACAGTCACCCCTCCCGTAGAAGAGGCGCCACAAGTTCAAGCCGAACCTCCAAGTAAAACCTACCTCAAAGCCATGCCTCTCAAAGAACTTTCAGACATCGAAAAAGTAAAAGCCGACGTCACAAACGGCAACATAATAATTCTACGCATAACCCCCCTTGCCAGCAAAAGCATAGAAGATGTCAAAACCGCAGTAAACGACCTATTCCAGTTTGCTGAGTCAATCGGCGGCGACATTGCCCGATTAGGCGAGGAACGTGTGGTTATTTGCCCAAAAACGGTGAGGATTTGGCGGGAGAAAACTCCAGCGCCAGTTCCAAGCAATCAGACGATTTCTACAGCAGCCTAA
- a CDS encoding amidohydrolase, with the protein MSATIAILNSNIKTMNPKQPTAQAMAITNNKITKVGSNQEIEPFIGENTMVLNLEAKTVVPGFIDTHIHVADYGRCLMWLDLSAAKSIAELQQLIKQKTQQTPADRWIIGQGWNETRFKEQRMPTAADLDEAAPDNPVILYREAAMICAVNTKALTASSVNEQTAVPQGGAIDKTVDGKLVGIFRDTATSLIWQAVPEPTEGELLMATVGACQKIFQAGITSLHWLVISESELSIIQKLHSMGQLMFRVNVVVPEALLEKAAALKSNDSQVLRVGGSFIVVDGYLDSKEAALIEPYSDDPNNRGKLLLPKEALEASVKRALKFGVQPVIHAMGDRAVDLTLSVIEQTQSDVRFRIEQAAVLNPNLIERLKKQNLTVTIQPKVVSTEFTVWSAQERLGNRAKYLHPLKTLLDEGVVVAAGSDCPMEPLSALLGVQELVTRQSYPEQRLSVDEALKLYTLNAAYCSGEQWIKGSVEEGKLADLVVLSQDPSVVEPRKIKDIIVDFVVLNGRVMIPP; encoded by the coding sequence TTGTCAGCGACCATAGCGATTCTAAACTCTAACATAAAAACCATGAACCCCAAACAGCCAACTGCACAAGCCATGGCCATAACAAACAACAAAATCACCAAAGTCGGAAGCAACCAAGAAATCGAACCCTTCATCGGCGAAAACACGATGGTTTTGAACCTTGAAGCCAAAACAGTGGTTCCGGGTTTTATTGATACTCATATTCACGTTGCCGACTACGGCAGATGCCTAATGTGGCTGGACTTATCCGCTGCCAAATCCATCGCTGAACTGCAACAATTAATCAAACAAAAAACTCAGCAAACACCCGCGGATAGATGGATTATTGGGCAAGGCTGGAACGAAACCCGCTTCAAAGAGCAACGTATGCCCACAGCCGCAGACTTAGACGAGGCAGCACCAGACAACCCAGTTATCCTCTACCGTGAAGCGGCAATGATTTGCGCGGTCAACACCAAAGCCCTTACAGCCTCAAGTGTAAACGAGCAGACAGCAGTGCCTCAAGGCGGAGCCATCGACAAAACCGTAGACGGCAAACTCGTAGGAATCTTCCGTGACACCGCCACCTCGCTGATTTGGCAAGCTGTGCCTGAACCCACCGAAGGCGAACTCTTGATGGCGACAGTGGGTGCGTGTCAAAAAATCTTCCAAGCAGGCATAACCAGCCTCCACTGGCTTGTCATATCCGAAAGCGAGCTATCAATCATCCAAAAGCTCCACAGCATGGGGCAACTTATGTTCAGAGTGAATGTGGTGGTTCCAGAGGCGCTACTGGAGAAGGCGGCCGCTCTCAAGTCAAACGATAGTCAGGTGCTGCGTGTAGGCGGCTCTTTCATCGTAGTTGACGGTTACTTGGATTCCAAAGAGGCCGCCCTCATTGAACCCTACAGCGACGACCCAAACAACCGCGGCAAACTGCTGCTTCCAAAAGAGGCGCTGGAAGCTTCGGTTAAGCGGGCTCTGAAGTTTGGGGTTCAACCAGTTATCCATGCGATGGGCGACAGAGCCGTAGACCTGACGCTCTCGGTTATAGAGCAAACCCAAAGCGACGTGCGATTCCGAATTGAGCAGGCAGCCGTCCTAAACCCAAACCTCATCGAACGCCTCAAAAAACAAAACCTTACAGTAACGATTCAGCCAAAGGTTGTCTCCACAGAGTTCACAGTGTGGTCAGCCCAAGAACGCCTCGGCAACAGAGCAAAATATCTGCATCCACTCAAAACCCTACTAGACGAGGGCGTGGTGGTTGCGGCAGGTTCAGATTGCCCCATGGAGCCCCTGAGTGCCTTGCTTGGTGTACAGGAGTTGGTAACTCGGCAAAGCTACCCTGAACAGCGCTTAAGCGTAGATGAAGCCCTCAAACTGTACACCTTGAATGCCGCGTACTGTTCAGGGGAGCAGTGGATTAAGGGTTCAGTTGAGGAGGGGAAACTCGCGGATTTGGTGGTGCTATCCCAAGACCCCTCAGTTGTAGAGCCGCGGAAAATAAAAGACATCATCGTTGACTTTGTTGTTTTAAACGGCAGAGTTATGATTCCTCCCTAA
- a CDS encoding site-2 protease family protein: MATQEPENQTMEKEKRIEFSFPLLIVRTKRFSAIFDKLGALKTSRYFSWIFLGLVPFVAGLALYLITNSLIAVLSNPLVGEIVKDLGPGSVLLLPGINPMLPIVYGWIAIVVAIVIHEGAHGIIARNVNLRVKSSGLLFFLIVPIGAFVDVDEEQIKKARHRHSLKVMAAGVGGNVILGAACLVGLLLIVGSLTPMVDGVYVGSVSEGMPAEAAGLKANDVLVSIDNITITNSTQLRTLLDTKTAGDTIQVTVARGEGWQTQYTTTLNLTVSDNRTVMGVSAGDLYSHARLANYQTFSIDRLSMYLVPPTLASTTVPFSDSLAPYYSSPLPYWQIFANTLFWVWFVNFNLAIFNALPIYPLDGGRIFDITLKKVAGKRMSEKAIRRTTLAVTAACVVLVALGIVLPFIL; encoded by the coding sequence TTGGCGACGCAGGAACCAGAAAACCAAACAATGGAAAAAGAGAAGCGAATAGAATTCAGTTTTCCACTGTTGATTGTTAGAACAAAACGTTTTTCCGCCATCTTCGACAAGCTTGGCGCTTTGAAAACGTCAAGGTATTTTTCGTGGATCTTTCTCGGTTTGGTGCCTTTTGTTGCCGGTTTAGCGCTCTACCTTATAACTAACAGCTTAATCGCGGTGCTCTCAAACCCTTTAGTGGGTGAAATCGTCAAAGATTTGGGACCGGGCTCTGTTTTGCTGCTGCCTGGAATTAACCCTATGCTTCCGATAGTTTACGGTTGGATAGCGATTGTAGTTGCCATAGTAATCCATGAAGGCGCACACGGCATCATTGCCCGAAACGTTAACCTCCGCGTCAAATCAAGCGGGTTACTTTTCTTCCTCATTGTTCCCATCGGAGCATTCGTTGACGTTGACGAGGAACAAATTAAGAAAGCAAGACATAGGCATTCGCTTAAAGTTATGGCTGCAGGTGTCGGCGGCAACGTCATCTTGGGCGCGGCATGCCTCGTGGGGCTTCTATTGATTGTGGGTAGTTTAACTCCGATGGTTGACGGTGTCTACGTCGGAAGTGTTTCGGAGGGGATGCCTGCCGAAGCGGCTGGATTGAAAGCTAATGATGTCTTGGTTTCTATCGACAACATAACTATTACCAATTCAACACAACTAAGAACTCTGTTGGATACTAAAACCGCGGGAGATACCATTCAGGTGACTGTAGCCAGAGGTGAAGGTTGGCAGACCCAGTACACAACCACCTTAAACCTCACTGTGTCTGACAACCGAACTGTGATGGGTGTAAGCGCTGGAGACCTATACAGTCACGCTCGATTGGCGAATTACCAAACTTTCTCGATAGACCGGTTATCCATGTACTTGGTGCCACCTACTCTAGCTTCAACCACTGTTCCCTTTTCAGACTCATTGGCACCCTACTATTCGAGCCCACTGCCTTACTGGCAAATCTTTGCAAACACTCTCTTCTGGGTATGGTTTGTCAACTTTAACCTCGCCATATTCAACGCACTGCCAATCTATCCTTTAGACGGCGGCAGAATCTTTGACATAACACTCAAGAAGGTTGCTGGTAAACGGATGAGTGAAAAAGCTATCCGCCGAACCACACTCGCAGTCACCGCGGCATGTGTGGTGCTAGTCGCGTTAGGCATAGTATTGCCCTTCATTCTCTAA
- a CDS encoding beta-CASP ribonuclease aCPSF1 — protein MTVARTQEKDKDKIEISQYILQKVPREAEVTRIEYEGPMLAVYTKKPEILVDQSGIVAEIVGVIRKRIVIRPDPSVRIPEAEAEKITRELIAPEAEITDINFDPSLGEIIIETKKPGLVIGRNGAVLQEIIKKTKWRPHVLRSPPIKSKIVTHMRHYLHSESKERERILRTVGERIFRPKSYDVGDIRMTVLGGAQEVGRSAFLVKTRESSVLLDCGIHPGSNRPFEAFPRFDSPEFEIDSLDAVVISHAHLDHCGLVPFLYKYGYDGPVYCSAPTSNLMTMLQLDYLDVANKQGITPYYDQKDVRECVLHTIPLRYGVVTDIAPDIRLTLHNSGHILGGAMVHLHIGEGLHNIVYTSDYKFGRTMLLEAATTEFPRIETVITESTYSGPDDIVPTRVEAEEALTKVINATLERKGKVLIPVPAVGRAQEIMLVIDGYMKRGMMKEAPVFLEGMISEATAIHTAYPEYLGREVRHSILHEEVNPFQSDYFTIVEHPSQRSTIMEGEPCIVLATSGMLEGGPVIEYFKNWAGDERNQIIFVSYQIEGTMGRRVQKGVGEVTMMDNEGKMAAFCVKMGVNSIEGFSGHSDRRQLVNYLTHLSPKPERIFVVHGEKQKTLNFGNFLLNKAGIHTEVPSVLETFRLL, from the coding sequence AAAAGAATCGTCATCCGCCCTGACCCTTCCGTGCGTATTCCTGAAGCTGAAGCGGAAAAAATCACACGTGAACTTATCGCGCCTGAAGCTGAAATTACCGACATCAACTTTGACCCCAGCTTAGGCGAAATCATAATAGAAACAAAAAAGCCCGGTTTAGTCATCGGCAGAAACGGCGCTGTACTGCAAGAAATCATCAAAAAAACCAAGTGGCGCCCTCACGTCCTTCGCAGTCCTCCCATTAAATCTAAAATCGTTACCCACATGCGACACTACCTCCACTCGGAGAGCAAAGAACGCGAACGCATCCTGCGCACTGTTGGGGAGAGGATTTTCCGACCGAAAAGCTACGACGTCGGCGACATCCGCATGACCGTACTCGGCGGCGCACAAGAAGTCGGACGCTCAGCTTTTCTAGTTAAAACCCGTGAAAGCAGTGTTCTACTTGACTGTGGTATTCACCCCGGTTCTAACAGGCCTTTTGAAGCTTTCCCACGTTTTGATTCCCCCGAATTTGAGATAGACTCGCTTGACGCGGTTGTCATCAGCCACGCGCACCTTGACCACTGCGGTTTGGTTCCGTTCCTCTACAAGTACGGCTACGATGGTCCAGTGTACTGTTCAGCTCCGACATCTAACCTTATGACTATGCTTCAACTTGACTACCTTGATGTAGCTAACAAGCAGGGTATAACACCGTATTACGATCAAAAAGACGTCCGTGAATGTGTCTTACACACTATCCCGCTTCGCTATGGCGTGGTCACCGACATCGCACCCGACATCCGCTTAACCCTGCACAATTCAGGCCACATTCTAGGCGGCGCCATGGTGCACCTCCACATAGGCGAAGGTTTACACAACATCGTCTACACAAGCGACTATAAATTTGGACGAACCATGCTGCTTGAAGCTGCAACCACAGAGTTCCCACGCATCGAAACCGTAATCACAGAGAGCACTTACAGTGGCCCTGACGATATAGTTCCAACACGCGTCGAAGCCGAAGAAGCCTTAACTAAAGTCATCAACGCCACTTTAGAGCGTAAAGGTAAAGTGCTCATCCCTGTTCCAGCCGTTGGACGTGCACAGGAAATTATGTTAGTTATCGACGGCTACATGAAGCGGGGCATGATGAAGGAAGCACCCGTGTTCCTTGAAGGCATGATCAGCGAAGCCACAGCCATTCACACTGCTTACCCAGAATACCTCGGCAGAGAAGTGCGCCACAGCATCCTACATGAAGAAGTAAACCCCTTCCAATCCGATTACTTTACAATCGTTGAGCACCCAAGCCAACGTAGTACAATCATGGAAGGAGAACCCTGCATCGTGTTGGCGACTTCCGGTATGCTTGAGGGCGGTCCAGTCATCGAGTACTTTAAGAATTGGGCGGGGGATGAACGTAACCAAATCATCTTTGTCAGCTACCAAATCGAAGGCACCATGGGTAGACGCGTCCAGAAAGGCGTAGGCGAAGTCACCATGATGGACAACGAAGGCAAAATGGCTGCTTTCTGCGTTAAAATGGGCGTAAACTCTATCGAGGGTTTCTCAGGCCACAGCGACCGCCGACAACTAGTCAACTACCTAACGCATCTGTCACCGAAGCCTGAACGTATCTTTGTGGTTCACGGCGAAAAACAGAAGACACTAAACTTCGGCAACTTCTTACTCAACAAAGCAGGTATACATACAGAAGTGCCGTCGGTTTTGGAAACCTTTAGGCTGCTGTAG
- a CDS encoding B12-binding domain-containing radical SAM protein, giving the protein MKAHVALVNPPYPPEAGQSVFLPLGLGYLAAVLEQEGYKVDVVDCQTTKYTPETLEAKFRSLNPDVVGVTSATVTYLPALDVLKAAKKALPNTLTLMGGPHVTVLDKEALAESSNLDIVVRGEGEQTMLELARLTSEGNLKNLKDVQGITFRKNSQIIQTPDRPFITDIDSLPRPAHHHFDTNMYKLFGVNYMPIITSRGCPSACTFCLANKMCGHAFRGRSPSKVVDELEWLRDEYHAGAFAFYDDTFTFDLKRAFAICDEMQKRGVDLPWDCRTRVDRVNKELLAKLKATNCQLIHFGVESGSPEMLKLMRKGTTVELNAQAIKWTKEAGISVAVSLVIGYPTETPEMLKQTIDFLHKTKPDYVYMCEAVPYPGTELANFVKELGLEVDSNWNQYREETQVFTNTLLPLEKLEEVKKEFFDHYFSVSYFLRKKLKGDFYSQIMARAALNHLVWNSKTLRWGFKKLSKIRRPKKSVGGYSTSTQEQESQA; this is encoded by the coding sequence TTGAAAGCCCACGTAGCACTTGTCAATCCGCCTTATCCTCCTGAAGCTGGACAATCGGTTTTTCTGCCTCTGGGACTCGGCTACTTGGCAGCAGTGCTGGAACAAGAAGGCTACAAAGTGGACGTGGTCGACTGCCAAACCACAAAGTACACCCCAGAAACATTAGAGGCAAAGTTTCGTAGCCTCAACCCCGACGTGGTCGGCGTCACGTCTGCTACGGTTACTTATTTGCCTGCATTAGACGTTTTGAAGGCAGCAAAAAAAGCCTTACCGAACACGCTAACCTTGATGGGCGGTCCCCATGTGACCGTACTAGACAAAGAAGCCCTCGCCGAAAGCAGCAACCTCGACATAGTCGTCCGAGGCGAAGGCGAACAAACCATGCTCGAACTCGCACGGCTCACATCAGAGGGCAACCTCAAAAACCTCAAAGACGTGCAGGGCATCACCTTTAGGAAAAACAGCCAAATCATCCAAACCCCCGACCGACCCTTCATAACTGACATCGACTCTCTTCCCCGCCCAGCTCACCACCACTTCGACACCAACATGTACAAGCTCTTCGGCGTAAACTACATGCCCATAATCACCAGCCGCGGCTGCCCCTCAGCTTGCACCTTCTGTTTAGCCAACAAAATGTGCGGTCACGCGTTCCGCGGCAGAAGCCCCAGCAAAGTCGTTGACGAACTGGAGTGGCTCAGAGACGAGTACCATGCGGGCGCGTTTGCGTTTTATGATGATACCTTCACTTTTGATTTGAAGCGTGCGTTTGCGATTTGTGATGAGATGCAGAAGCGGGGGGTGGATTTGCCTTGGGATTGCCGCACCCGAGTTGACCGCGTCAACAAAGAGTTACTGGCAAAGCTAAAGGCAACCAATTGTCAGCTTATTCACTTCGGTGTCGAGTCAGGCAGCCCAGAGATGCTTAAACTCATGCGCAAAGGCACCACCGTAGAACTCAACGCCCAAGCAATCAAATGGACCAAAGAAGCAGGCATATCCGTCGCGGTTTCATTAGTCATCGGCTACCCAACCGAAACTCCTGAGATGCTAAAGCAAACCATCGATTTCCTCCACAAAACCAAGCCTGACTACGTTTACATGTGTGAAGCGGTTCCTTATCCGGGCACGGAATTGGCTAATTTTGTCAAGGAATTGGGTTTAGAGGTGGATTCCAACTGGAACCAGTACCGCGAAGAAACCCAGGTCTTCACCAACACGCTCCTGCCGCTTGAGAAGCTTGAAGAAGTCAAAAAAGAGTTTTTCGACCACTACTTCTCCGTAAGCTATTTCCTGCGCAAAAAGTTGAAGGGTGACTTCTACAGCCAAATCATGGCCCGCGCCGCGCTAAACCATTTGGTTTGGAACAGCAAAACGCTTCGCTGGGGCTTCAAGAAACTCAGTAAAATTAGGCGTCCAAAGAAAAGCGTCGGCGGCTACAGCACCTCAACTCAAGAGCAGGAAAGTCAAGCTTAG